Below is a genomic region from Plectropomus leopardus isolate mb unplaced genomic scaffold, YSFRI_Pleo_2.0 unplaced_scaffold4876, whole genome shotgun sequence.
tccaggcctagaaaagtcatggaaaaagaaaaaaagttatcaaaagctttggaaattttgttttgtgtaataaaattgttacagtaatcttaaCCCTCCCCTCCAAATTTCCCCAtagcagaaatgtatttttttaagctggcAACATCACATTGGCCGAATACGTCAATGAGTGACTtagttttgtttaccatcaagtacattttttcccttctttcctGTGTTCCCTCTTTCATCATGTATGCCAGCAggctaaaattacaaatttgacTCTGATATATTTAGTAAAATGTCCTTTAAGTggagcaagatttttttttttataatgggtccttgaaaagtcttggaaaaagttgaaattttgaccataaaaatgtgtgggaaccttgGTTTTAAGTGAGACTTTTTTCAGGaaggctaaaaaatgttttgttgctgacccctgtgcacagcagcacattgctcaGCATATctgtcggactccagcctgcttctccaaactggggacgtgcagactgacatctactgtatgtgacACACTGACTTTGGATAAGGACCCCAAataatccaaactatccctttgaaAGACAGGAGGGGATTTTACACACTGATCAAAAAACACACTAAGGTGTGCGAAGTGTGTCATAATGTTTCGGTGCCCACAGTACTCTGGTGACTCGTATGTCACTCCTGTAGCCGATACTGGTGTCCCAGCAGTACTCTGGGGAGAGCACCCTGCTCGGTTTGTGCAGCCACATGTACTTGTTGAGGTGGCTCTCGTCGTGCCACAGAGCCTCCACATTGTTCTGTTTGTCCTCCATGATGCTCTGATAGCACGCCTCAGTCAGTGCTTTCACGCTCCTCCACGAGCCTCCGAAGATGGCAGCATGATAGTAGAAATCCCCAGTTTGCATGAATGCCGTGGACTTTGGGTTGCGGTCGTAGGTAAACAACCCCTCTGGGAGGTTGTAGTAGTGGGCGTGGAGCAGAGCCACAGAGTCTCCCAGAGCCTCCGAGCCAAACCTCCCAGTAAACACCTGATCCACGTCAAAGCAGAAGACGTGCGTGAAGTGGTGGCGAATGTCTGACTCTATGATATCTGATATGGTCTTCATTCGCATCATAGAGATGTCCTGCCACCTGGAGCTCCTCTCCACCTTGATCACCTTCATGTTTCGCTGAGGAGCGAGCTTGATTTCAGGCACCTTCTCTGTCATGTCCGTAAAAACATAATACGTCACGGGCAAACCCAGCATGAAGTGATGCTCTGATGAGTTCAAGAAGGTCTTCAGGTACGCATCCAGGTACCTGTGGTGAATATGGAgacaaaaatgcttatttttgttatattttaatagCAACCACAGTTGAATATCAGTACAGTAAATTTAGGGtcgacatttttgttttttcaggtctGATACCAATGCAGAtaattagtagttaatgaaaccggtaaccaatatttggaaccaatgtgcaatcaaaataaaaatgaaagtctttctgtcagtatttagaatttggaatgaAACAAAccccaacacaaaactttgtttaatgtctttagcaaatgtttgattaaaacagaaacttttaacatcatataaagCAAGTttactgcaacttttttttttcagaaaatctagtgaaaattaagataaaaaacgAATGactaaaaatagctccctgaggttttacaaaataaaagttccttcCATACTGacactttgcactttttgattgATTAATGTTATCGTccatctttaaaataaaatgccaatacagataaacggcaaaatgcaaaatataggccgataatctgttgacccctacaGTAAATGAAATCCTGGTGTGACGACAGTTTATCCAAACAGTGAGAACAAACCTGCCCACAGCAAACACTGTGAGAGCCACAGAGGATCCTCTCGTCTTGTGCATCTGGTCATAAAGTTCAGGGTCAAACATCCCTTCCCAGATGATGGGAGCGTTCCAGGAGGTGCATGTTTGCACGTCAGGTCTGGACCTGAAACACAAGACGACTGAaagtttaggatgtttcagcacattttaaggACTCTGTAGATCTCacttaaagatccagtgtgtcgGATAAATGTTTATATGTTGGCAGAACTGTGATATAAAAAGTGTATTTCCTTTAGTGcataatcaactgaaaataagaattattgtgttttcattaccttagaatgatgtg
It encodes:
- the LOC121939462 gene encoding N-acetyllactosaminide alpha-1,3-galactosyltransferase-like; this encodes SRPDVQTCTSWNAPIIWEGMFDPELYDQMHKTRGSSVALTVFAVGRYLDAYLKTFLNSSEHHFMLGLPVTYYVFTDMTEKVPEIKLAPQRNMKVIKVERSSRWQDISMMRMKTISDIIESDIRHHFTHVFCFDVDQVFTGRFGSEALGDSVALLHAHYYNLPEGLFTYDRNPKSTAFMQTGDFYYHAAIFGGSWRSVKALTEACYQSIMEDKQNNVEALWHDESHLNKYMWLHKPSRVLSPEYCWDTSIGYRSDIRVTRVLWAPKHYDTLRTP